The following are from one region of the Jeongeupia sp. USM3 genome:
- a CDS encoding glutathione S-transferase family protein, protein MKLVIGNKNHSSWSLRPWLAMKVAGLHFDEINHDLYADGALAERLRHGPTGKVPVLIDGDITVWESLAIAEYLAEAEPALWPADRAARTVARAVCAEMHAGFTVLRTQCPMNVQLRTRTDVDAALAAELDRLAALWADCRKRFGAGGDFLFGAFSHADAFFAPVATRIRSYGLPVPQAVQAYADTLLALPAFLDWEAAAGRETRHG, encoded by the coding sequence ATGAAACTCGTCATCGGCAACAAGAACCATTCCTCGTGGTCGCTGCGACCCTGGCTGGCGATGAAGGTCGCCGGCCTGCACTTCGACGAGATCAACCACGACCTCTACGCCGACGGTGCACTGGCCGAGCGCCTGCGTCACGGCCCGACCGGCAAGGTGCCGGTGCTGATCGACGGCGACATTACCGTGTGGGAGTCGCTGGCCATCGCCGAATACCTCGCCGAGGCCGAGCCGGCGCTGTGGCCGGCCGACCGTGCCGCGCGCACCGTCGCCCGCGCCGTCTGTGCCGAGATGCACGCCGGTTTCACCGTCCTGCGCACGCAATGCCCGATGAACGTGCAGCTGCGGACCCGGACCGACGTCGATGCCGCGCTGGCCGCCGAGCTCGACCGGCTGGCCGCGCTGTGGGCCGATTGCCGGAAGCGCTTCGGCGCCGGCGGCGATTTCCTGTTCGGCGCGTTCAGCCATGCCGATGCGTTTTTCGCGCCGGTCGCGACGCGGATCCGCAGTTACGGCCTGCCGGTACCACAGGCCGTGCAGGCGTACGCCGACACCCTGCTGGCGCTGCCGGCCTTTCTCGACTGGGAAGCGGCTGCCGGGCGCGAAACGCGCCACGGCTGA
- the dusB gene encoding tRNA dihydrouridine synthase DusB, translated as MHIGPYTLANNLIVAPMAGVTDRPFRMLCKRFGAGHAVSEMITADQSLRLTKKTLKRADFDGELAPISVQIAGSDPEQLAQAARYQVENGAQIVDINMGCPAKKVCNKLAGSALLKDEDLVGRILDAVVAAVDVPVTLKTRLGFCNGEENILRVARRAEDAGIAALAIHGRTREDMYNGAARYALIREVKQQLRIPVIANGDIDSPHKAAEVLRATGADAIMVGRAAQGRPWLFREIGHYLASGELLPPPQVVEIRDVLLEHLDALYAFYGEYSGCRIARKHIAWYTKGLAGGNDFRQRMYGLETTHEQKNATRAFFDGLLAGGERLVYVATEPEEQGEV; from the coding sequence ATGCACATCGGCCCGTACACCCTTGCGAACAATCTGATCGTTGCGCCGATGGCCGGCGTTACCGATCGGCCGTTCCGCATGCTGTGCAAGCGCTTCGGCGCCGGCCACGCGGTGTCGGAGATGATCACCGCCGACCAGAGCCTGCGGCTGACGAAGAAAACGCTCAAACGCGCCGACTTCGACGGCGAACTCGCACCGATCTCGGTGCAGATCGCCGGTTCCGATCCGGAGCAGCTGGCGCAGGCGGCGCGTTACCAGGTCGAGAACGGTGCGCAGATCGTCGACATCAACATGGGCTGCCCGGCCAAGAAAGTGTGCAACAAGCTCGCCGGCTCGGCGCTGCTCAAGGACGAGGACCTTGTCGGCCGGATTCTCGACGCGGTGGTCGCCGCCGTCGATGTGCCGGTAACGCTGAAGACCCGGCTGGGTTTTTGCAACGGCGAGGAAAACATCCTGCGCGTCGCCCGGCGTGCCGAGGATGCGGGGATCGCGGCGCTGGCGATCCACGGCCGCACGCGCGAGGACATGTATAACGGCGCCGCGCGCTATGCGCTGATCCGTGAAGTCAAACAGCAGTTGCGCATTCCGGTGATCGCCAACGGCGACATCGACAGCCCGCACAAGGCGGCCGAGGTGCTGAGGGCGACCGGCGCCGACGCGATCATGGTCGGCCGTGCCGCGCAGGGCAGGCCGTGGCTGTTTCGCGAGATCGGCCACTATCTGGCAAGTGGCGAGCTGCTGCCGCCGCCGCAGGTCGTCGAGATCCGCGACGTGCTGCTCGAGCATCTCGACGCGCTGTACGCGTTCTACGGCGAGTACTCGGGCTGCCGGATCGCCCGCAAGCACATTGCCTGGTACACCAAGGGCCTCGCCGGCGGCAACGATTTCCGCCAGCGCATGTACGGGCTGGAAACAACCCACGAACAAAAAAACGCGACCCGGGCGTTCTTCGACGGCCTGCTGGCCGGCGGCGAACGGCTCGTTTACGTCGCGACCGAACCAGAAGAACAGGGGGAAGTATGA
- a CDS encoding helix-turn-helix domain-containing protein, which yields MNREDPSDPIAAVIHASLTQYFDDLDGEAPCAVYDMVLARVEKPLLLLVLERVGGNQTRAAEVLGINRNTLRKKLQTYDLL from the coding sequence ATGAACCGGGAAGATCCAAGCGATCCGATCGCCGCGGTGATCCACGCGTCGCTGACGCAGTATTTCGACGATCTGGACGGCGAGGCACCGTGCGCCGTTTACGACATGGTGCTGGCGCGCGTCGAAAAACCCTTGCTGCTGCTCGTGCTCGAGCGCGTCGGCGGCAACCAGACGCGGGCGGCCGAAGTGCTCGGCATCAATCGCAACACCCTCAGAAAAAAACTGCAGACCTACGATCTGCTGTAA
- the purH gene encoding bifunctional phosphoribosylaminoimidazolecarboxamide formyltransferase/IMP cyclohydrolase: protein MSKIQRALISVSDKTGVLEFAQALAAQGVEILSTGGTAKLFFDAGVPVIEVADYTGFPEMLDGRVKTLHPKIHGGILGRRDLESHVAKMAEHEIGNIDLVCVNLYPFEATIAKPDCSFEDAIENIDIGGPAMVRSAAKNHAHVAIVTDAEDYAALIDEMKANAGALTLATRKNLAKKAFSHTAAYDGAISNYLTALNDDGEKAAYPNRLNLQFVKVQDMRYGENPHQSAAFFRDLHPAAGTLAGYKQWQGKELSYNNIADADAAWEAVKQFEEPACVIVKHANPCGVAVASDSYAAYRLAFATDTTSAFGGIIAFNKPIDVDTVEAVSKQFMEVLIAPAYTPAALELLSKKVNVRVLEVAIESGENKFDLKRVGGGLLVQTPDTHALKLTDLKVVTKKQPTPEQLKDLLFAWNVAKFVKSNAIVFCGKGQTLGIGAGQMSRVDSTKIAAIKARNAGLELRGSVAASDAFFPFRDGVDVIAENGVSAIIQPGGSVRDDEVIAAADEHGIAMVVTGVRHFRH from the coding sequence ATGAGCAAGATTCAGCGTGCGCTGATCAGCGTATCGGACAAGACCGGTGTCCTCGAGTTTGCCCAGGCGCTGGCGGCGCAGGGCGTCGAGATCCTTTCGACCGGCGGCACCGCCAAGCTGTTCTTTGACGCCGGCGTGCCGGTAATCGAAGTCGCCGACTACACCGGTTTCCCGGAAATGCTCGACGGCCGCGTCAAGACGCTGCATCCGAAGATCCACGGCGGCATCCTCGGCCGTCGCGACCTCGAGTCGCACGTCGCCAAGATGGCCGAACACGAGATCGGCAACATCGACCTCGTCTGCGTCAACCTCTACCCGTTCGAGGCGACGATCGCCAAGCCCGACTGCAGCTTCGAAGACGCGATCGAGAACATCGATATCGGCGGCCCGGCGATGGTACGCTCGGCGGCGAAGAACCACGCCCACGTGGCGATCGTCACCGATGCCGAGGACTACGCGGCGCTGATCGACGAAATGAAGGCGAACGCCGGCGCGCTGACGCTGGCGACGCGCAAGAATCTGGCCAAGAAGGCGTTCAGCCACACCGCAGCCTACGACGGCGCGATCTCGAACTACCTGACCGCGCTGAACGACGACGGCGAGAAGGCCGCGTATCCGAACCGGCTGAACCTGCAGTTCGTCAAGGTGCAGGACATGCGCTACGGCGAGAACCCGCACCAGAGCGCGGCGTTCTTCCGTGACCTGCACCCGGCCGCCGGCACGCTGGCGGGCTACAAGCAGTGGCAAGGTAAAGAGTTGAGCTACAACAACATCGCCGACGCCGACGCGGCGTGGGAAGCGGTCAAGCAGTTCGAAGAACCGGCCTGCGTCATCGTCAAGCACGCCAACCCGTGCGGCGTCGCCGTCGCGAGCGACTCGTACGCCGCGTACCGCCTCGCGTTCGCGACCGACACCACCAGCGCCTTCGGCGGCATCATCGCCTTCAACAAGCCGATCGACGTCGATACCGTCGAAGCGGTCAGCAAGCAGTTCATGGAAGTGCTGATCGCTCCGGCGTACACGCCGGCCGCGCTCGAGCTGCTGTCGAAAAAGGTCAACGTGCGCGTGCTCGAAGTCGCGATCGAATCGGGCGAGAACAAGTTCGACCTCAAGCGCGTCGGCGGCGGCCTGCTGGTGCAGACGCCGGACACCCATGCGCTGAAGCTGACCGACCTCAAGGTCGTCACCAAGAAGCAGCCGACGCCGGAACAGCTCAAGGACCTGCTGTTCGCGTGGAATGTCGCCAAGTTCGTCAAGTCGAACGCCATCGTGTTCTGCGGCAAGGGCCAGACGCTCGGCATCGGCGCCGGCCAGATGAGCCGCGTCGACAGCACCAAGATCGCCGCGATCAAGGCGCGCAACGCCGGTCTCGAGCTGCGCGGTTCGGTTGCCGCGTCGGATGCGTTCTTCCCGTTCCGCGACGGCGTCGACGTGATCGCCGAGAACGGCGTGTCGGCGATCATCCAGCCGGGCGGCTCGGTGCGTGACGACGAAGTGATCGCCGCGGCCGACGAGCACGGCATCGCGATGGTCGTCACCGGTGTGCGCCATTTCCGTCACTGA
- the purD gene encoding phosphoribosylamine--glycine ligase has translation MNILVIGNGGREHALAWKIAQSPRVGKVFVAPGNAGTALEPNLTNVPITDIPVLIEFAKRENVAFTVVGPEAPLSKGIVDAFRAEGLKIFGPTRAGAQLEWSKDFAKAFMKRHGIPTADYETFGDAGQAHAYIDAKGAPIVIKADGLAAGKGVVVAMTLDEAHAAVDMMLEGNKFGDAGARVVIEEFLTGEEASFIVMVDGKNVLPMASSQDHKRLLDNDEGPNTGGMGAYSPAPVVTPEIHAKAMREVILPTVAGMAKDGVVYTGFLYAGLMVGEDGSVKVVEFNCRFGDPETQPIMLRLKSDLVTLLEHGIDGTLDQTEAEWDRRAALGIVMAAANYPETPRAGDVITGLPGELEDGHVFHAGTRLDEQGRPVTSGGRVLCVTAFGEGFRQAQKRAYEILDGVHFDGAQFRRDIGWRAITRK, from the coding sequence ATGAATATTCTCGTCATCGGTAACGGCGGCCGCGAGCATGCGCTGGCGTGGAAGATCGCCCAGTCGCCGCGCGTCGGCAAGGTCTTCGTCGCACCGGGCAACGCCGGTACGGCGCTCGAGCCGAACCTGACCAACGTGCCGATCACCGACATTCCGGTGCTGATCGAGTTCGCCAAGCGCGAGAACGTCGCGTTCACGGTCGTCGGCCCCGAGGCGCCGCTGTCCAAGGGCATCGTCGATGCGTTCCGCGCCGAAGGGCTGAAGATCTTCGGCCCGACCAGGGCCGGTGCGCAGCTCGAATGGTCGAAGGACTTTGCCAAGGCGTTCATGAAGCGCCACGGCATTCCGACCGCCGACTACGAAACCTTCGGCGACGCCGGTCAGGCGCACGCCTATATCGACGCGAAAGGCGCGCCGATCGTCATCAAGGCCGACGGCCTCGCCGCCGGCAAGGGCGTCGTCGTTGCGATGACGCTCGATGAGGCGCACGCGGCGGTCGACATGATGCTCGAGGGCAACAAGTTCGGCGACGCCGGCGCCCGCGTCGTGATCGAGGAGTTCCTGACCGGCGAGGAAGCAAGCTTCATCGTCATGGTCGACGGCAAGAACGTGCTGCCGATGGCGTCCAGCCAGGACCACAAGCGCCTGCTCGACAACGACGAAGGTCCGAACACCGGCGGCATGGGCGCGTACAGCCCGGCGCCGGTGGTGACGCCGGAAATCCATGCCAAGGCAATGCGCGAAGTGATCCTGCCGACCGTGGCCGGCATGGCCAAGGATGGCGTCGTCTACACCGGTTTCCTCTACGCGGGCCTGATGGTCGGCGAAGACGGTTCGGTCAAGGTCGTCGAGTTCAACTGCCGCTTCGGTGATCCGGAAACGCAGCCGATCATGCTGCGGCTGAAGAGCGACCTCGTGACGCTGCTCGAGCACGGCATCGACGGTACGCTCGACCAGACCGAGGCCGAATGGGACCGGCGTGCGGCGCTCGGCATCGTCATGGCCGCGGCCAACTACCCCGAAACGCCGCGCGCCGGCGATGTGATCACCGGCCTGCCCGGTGAGCTGGAAGACGGCCACGTGTTCCACGCCGGTACCAGGCTCGACGAACAAGGCCGCCCGGTGACGAGCGGTGGGCGCGTGCTGTGCGTGACGGCGTTCGGCGAGGGCTTCAGACAGGCGCAGAAGCGCGCATACGAGATTCTCGATGGTGTGCATTTCGACGGCGCGCAGTTCCGCCGCGATATCGGCTGGCGCGCGATCACGCGTAAGTAA
- a CDS encoding alpha/beta fold hydrolase, with product MDARKGLRTALLLVLIAALGACGFARRVVRLEENRSEIARNGVVAGAVQLDGVPIEQVEVVLLRVEYDGVQAVASSHVGEGGYFAFLVPQQGRYALVAYHDRNGNGRADGDEASAGIGLPAGVEVGPGDEYMPCFALGKEARPLHADLRSRLADVPAGMRSRLQLFAGRTAAIDDARFGRAFGAKGLWAPLDFVSELGIGVYFLEPYRADRIPVLFVHGVGGYPQQWKQIVAGLDRKRFQPWVYQYPSGMRLAHSGDTLADLLQTLQREYGFSRMIVVAHSVGGLVSRQAIRRLAKTDPQQPVMLFVTLSTPWGGDALAQLGVSRSPVTIPSWQDIAPDSDFLRQLLKSPLPVPHQLFFGYRGSSMLVQGNSDGTIALASQLAMPVQQGAVRVTGFDETHTSILGSRDVGGEINRALEQAVAADRLAGR from the coding sequence ATGGACGCGCGTAAGGGGCTGAGAACCGCGTTGCTGCTGGTGCTGATCGCCGCGCTGGGCGCCTGCGGCTTTGCCCGCCGCGTGGTCAGGCTCGAGGAGAACCGCAGCGAGATCGCGCGCAACGGTGTCGTCGCCGGCGCGGTGCAGCTCGACGGCGTTCCGATCGAGCAGGTCGAAGTCGTGCTGCTGCGGGTCGAGTACGACGGCGTGCAGGCTGTGGCGTCGAGCCACGTCGGCGAAGGCGGCTACTTCGCCTTTCTGGTACCGCAGCAGGGGCGCTATGCGCTGGTCGCGTATCACGACCGCAACGGCAACGGCCGCGCCGACGGCGACGAGGCGTCGGCCGGTATCGGGCTGCCGGCCGGGGTCGAGGTTGGCCCCGGCGACGAGTACATGCCGTGCTTTGCGCTCGGCAAGGAGGCGCGGCCACTTCATGCGGACCTCCGCAGCCGGCTGGCCGACGTGCCGGCCGGTATGCGCAGCAGGCTGCAGCTCTTCGCGGGCCGCACGGCCGCGATTGACGACGCGCGCTTCGGCCGCGCCTTCGGCGCCAAGGGCCTGTGGGCGCCGCTCGATTTCGTCTCTGAACTGGGGATCGGCGTCTATTTCCTCGAGCCCTACCGCGCCGACCGGATTCCGGTGCTGTTCGTCCACGGCGTCGGCGGCTATCCGCAGCAATGGAAGCAGATCGTCGCCGGGCTCGACCGAAAGCGCTTCCAGCCGTGGGTCTACCAGTACCCGAGCGGGATGCGCCTGGCGCACAGCGGCGACACGCTGGCCGATCTGCTGCAGACGCTGCAGCGCGAATACGGCTTCAGCCGGATGATCGTCGTCGCGCACAGCGTCGGCGGACTGGTGTCGCGGCAGGCGATCCGCCGGCTGGCGAAGACCGATCCACAGCAGCCGGTGATGCTCTTCGTCACGCTGTCGACGCCGTGGGGAGGCGATGCGCTGGCGCAACTCGGTGTCAGCCGTTCGCCGGTGACGATTCCGTCGTGGCAGGACATCGCGCCGGACAGCGACTTCCTGCGCCAGTTGCTCAAGTCGCCGCTGCCGGTGCCGCACCAGCTGTTCTTCGGCTATCGCGGCAGCAGCATGCTGGTGCAGGGCAACAGCGACGGCACGATCGCGCTCGCCAGCCAGCTGGCGATGCCGGTGCAGCAGGGCGCGGTGCGGGTGACCGGTTTCGACGAAACGCACACGTCGATCCTCGGCAGCCGCGATGTCGGCGGCGAGATCAACCGGGCGCTTGAACAGGCGGTCGCCGCCGACCGGCTGGCCGGGCGCTAG
- a CDS encoding beta-ketoacyl-ACP synthase — MNRRVVVTGMAGISPIGCDWATIEAALRAERNAIRYLPEWDEYAGLNTRLGAPAAAFALPGDTYTRKRTRSMGRIALMACRASELALLDAGLLDNAELLGGGRVGVSYGSSAGSPPAIGDFGRMIHEKTTEGVNANSYIKMMAHTTPVNIAVFFGLTGRVITTSSACTSGSQGIGYAYEAIRYGAADVMIAGGAEELCATEAAVFDTLFATSTRNDEPGLTPRPYDAGRDGLVIGEGAGTLILEEYEHAKARGATIHAELVGFGTNCDGTHVTQPQAATMAQAMRLALKDAGLPADAIGYVNGHGTATEQGDIAETQATHAVFGARMPISSQKSYVGHTLGACGALEAWWSIAMMNGGWFAPTINLETVDPRCAPLDYIGSGGRQIACDYVMSNNFAFGGINTSLIFRRPD, encoded by the coding sequence ATGAATCGACGCGTCGTCGTCACCGGCATGGCCGGCATCAGCCCGATCGGCTGCGACTGGGCTACGATCGAGGCCGCGCTGCGCGCCGAGCGGAATGCGATCCGCTACCTGCCCGAGTGGGACGAATACGCCGGCCTCAACACCCGGCTCGGCGCACCGGCGGCGGCGTTCGCGCTGCCGGGTGACACCTACACGCGCAAGCGCACCCGCAGCATGGGCCGGATCGCGCTGATGGCGTGCCGTGCCAGCGAGCTGGCCTTGCTCGATGCCGGCCTGCTCGACAATGCCGAATTGCTCGGCGGCGGCCGCGTCGGCGTCTCCTACGGCTCGTCGGCCGGCTCGCCGCCGGCGATCGGCGATTTCGGCCGGATGATCCACGAAAAGACCACCGAGGGCGTCAACGCCAACAGCTACATCAAGATGATGGCGCACACGACACCGGTGAACATCGCGGTGTTCTTCGGCCTGACCGGCCGGGTGATCACGACGTCGAGCGCGTGCACCTCGGGCAGCCAGGGCATCGGCTATGCGTACGAGGCGATCCGCTACGGCGCGGCCGACGTGATGATCGCCGGCGGCGCCGAAGAGCTCTGCGCGACCGAGGCCGCCGTCTTCGACACGCTGTTCGCGACCAGCACCCGCAACGACGAGCCCGGCCTGACGCCGCGCCCCTACGACGCCGGCCGCGACGGTCTGGTGATCGGCGAAGGCGCCGGCACGCTGATCCTCGAGGAGTACGAGCACGCGAAGGCGCGCGGCGCGACCATCCACGCCGAACTCGTCGGTTTCGGCACCAATTGCGACGGCACCCACGTGACCCAGCCGCAGGCGGCGACGATGGCGCAGGCGATGCGGCTGGCGCTGAAGGACGCCGGCCTGCCGGCGGACGCGATCGGCTACGTCAACGGCCACGGCACGGCGACCGAACAGGGCGACATTGCCGAGACGCAGGCGACGCATGCGGTCTTCGGTGCCCGGATGCCGATCTCGTCGCAGAAGAGCTACGTCGGCCACACGCTCGGTGCCTGCGGCGCGCTCGAGGCATGGTGGAGCATCGCGATGATGAACGGCGGCTGGTTTGCGCCGACGATCAACCTCGAGACTGTCGACCCGCGTTGCGCACCGCTCGACTACATCGGCAGCGGCGGCCGGCAGATCGCCTGCGATTATGTGATGAGCAACAACTTCGCCTTCGGCGGCATCAACACCTCGCTGATCTTCCGCCGCCCGGACTGA
- a CDS encoding 3-ketoacyl-ACP reductase FabG2, with amino-acid sequence MNTLKHTVLVTGASRGIGRAIATRLAADGYDLILHCRSRRDQADALAADLASQYGTTARVLQFDVADRAACRAALEFELDEHGAPYGVVCNAGIAADAAFPAMTESDWDGVVHTNLDGFYNVLHPLVMPMVQTRKPGRIVTLSSVSGLIGNRGQVNYSAAKAGIIGATKALALELAKRKITVNCVAPGLIDTDMVSDEVREHALKAIPAQRMGRPEEVAATVAFLLSADAAYITRQVISVNGGLA; translated from the coding sequence ATGAACACACTCAAGCACACCGTCCTCGTCACCGGCGCATCGCGCGGCATCGGCCGCGCCATTGCCACCCGCCTCGCCGCCGACGGCTACGACCTGATCCTGCACTGCCGGTCGCGCCGCGATCAGGCCGACGCACTCGCCGCCGATCTGGCTTCGCAATACGGCACCACCGCCCGCGTGCTGCAGTTCGACGTCGCCGACCGCGCCGCCTGCCGCGCGGCGCTCGAGTTTGAGCTCGACGAGCACGGCGCACCGTACGGCGTCGTCTGCAACGCCGGCATCGCCGCCGACGCGGCCTTTCCGGCGATGACCGAGTCCGACTGGGACGGCGTGGTCCACACCAATCTCGACGGTTTCTACAACGTGCTGCATCCGCTGGTGATGCCGATGGTGCAGACCCGCAAGCCCGGCCGCATCGTCACGCTGTCGTCGGTGTCCGGGCTGATCGGCAACCGCGGCCAGGTCAACTACTCGGCCGCCAAGGCCGGCATCATCGGCGCGACCAAGGCGCTGGCGCTCGAGCTCGCCAAGCGCAAGATCACCGTCAACTGCGTCGCACCGGGTCTGATCGACACCGACATGGTCAGCGACGAGGTCCGCGAGCACGCGCTCAAGGCGATTCCGGCCCAGCGCATGGGCCGGCCCGAAGAGGTCGCCGCCACGGTCGCCTTCCTGCTGTCCGCCGACGCGGCCTATATCACCCGGCAGGTGATTTCGGTGAACGGAGGTCTCGCATGA
- a CDS encoding hotdog family protein, producing MSDLPINDYLPHSGRMVLLDRVVSAAPDTLTAATTIRADSPFCDGLEVGGWVGVEYMAQTIAALAGFEARARGDAVSVGFLVGTRRYDSEVPAFRVGQTLTVTARREFQADNGVAVMDCTIAIDGKTVARAQLSAYQPDNLDEYLKQA from the coding sequence ATGAGCGACCTGCCCATCAATGACTATCTGCCGCACTCGGGCCGCATGGTGCTGCTCGACCGGGTCGTCTCGGCCGCGCCGGACACGCTGACCGCGGCAACGACGATCCGCGCCGATTCGCCGTTCTGCGACGGCCTCGAGGTCGGCGGCTGGGTCGGCGTCGAATACATGGCGCAGACGATCGCGGCGCTCGCCGGCTTCGAGGCGCGAGCGCGCGGTGACGCGGTCAGCGTCGGCTTCCTCGTCGGCACGCGCCGCTACGACAGCGAGGTGCCGGCGTTCCGCGTCGGCCAGACGCTCACCGTCACCGCAAGGCGCGAGTTCCAGGCCGACAACGGCGTTGCGGTGATGGACTGCACGATCGCGATCGACGGCAAGACCGTCGCCCGCGCCCAGCTCTCGGCCTACCAGCCGGACAATCTCGACGAATACCTGAAACAGGCATGA
- a CDS encoding beta-ketoacyl-ACP synthase, giving the protein MIYLHSPGLICALGSGVDTVRERLFAADSPGMDVTDRYSPGRPLMLGTITEALPAIAAPPQHRSRNNALLAAAFAQIDVPYRAQSAGLDPARIAVVLGTSTSGIVEGEVAMAARDADGALPAGYHYGQQELGSPAQWLADELGLAGPAYCISTACSSSAKALAAGARLIGTGVADLVIAGGVDTLAAFTIAGFSALESVSAARCNPFSRNRNGINIGEGAALFLMSRTPSQVALTGWGESSDGHHVSAPAPDGSGAKRAIAAALARAGKTADEIGYVNLHGTATRQNDAMESLAVAALLPGVPASSTKPLTGHTLGAAGAIEAALCWITLTDADRRLPPHVWDGDADPDIAPLPLVAPGTRAGTRAGVGAALSTSFAFGGNNIALILERT; this is encoded by the coding sequence ATGATTTACCTGCATTCCCCCGGCCTGATCTGCGCGCTCGGCAGCGGCGTCGACACCGTCCGCGAGCGGCTGTTCGCCGCCGACAGTCCCGGCATGGACGTCACCGACCGCTACAGCCCGGGCCGGCCGCTGATGCTCGGCACCATCACCGAAGCGCTGCCGGCGATTGCCGCGCCGCCGCAGCACCGCTCGCGCAACAACGCCCTGCTGGCCGCCGCGTTCGCGCAGATCGACGTGCCGTACCGGGCGCAGTCCGCCGGGCTCGATCCGGCCCGCATCGCCGTCGTGCTCGGCACCAGCACCTCGGGCATCGTCGAAGGCGAAGTCGCGATGGCGGCACGCGACGCCGACGGCGCGCTGCCGGCCGGCTACCACTACGGCCAGCAGGAACTCGGCTCGCCGGCGCAATGGCTGGCGGACGAGCTCGGCCTTGCCGGCCCGGCTTACTGCATTTCGACCGCCTGTTCGTCGAGCGCCAAGGCGCTGGCTGCCGGTGCGCGGCTGATCGGGACCGGCGTAGCCGACCTGGTGATCGCCGGCGGCGTCGACACGCTCGCGGCCTTCACCATCGCCGGCTTCTCCGCGCTCGAATCGGTCAGCGCCGCACGCTGCAATCCATTCTCGCGCAACCGCAACGGCATCAATATCGGCGAAGGTGCGGCGCTGTTCCTGATGAGCCGGACACCGTCGCAGGTCGCGCTGACCGGCTGGGGCGAAAGCTCCGACGGACACCATGTGTCGGCACCGGCGCCGGACGGCAGCGGCGCAAAACGGGCGATCGCCGCCGCGCTGGCCCGCGCCGGCAAAACAGCGGACGAGATCGGCTACGTCAACCTGCACGGCACCGCGACACGGCAGAACGACGCGATGGAAAGCCTTGCCGTCGCCGCCCTGCTGCCCGGCGTGCCGGCAAGTTCGACCAAGCCGCTGACCGGCCACACGCTCGGCGCCGCCGGCGCGATCGAGGCCGCGCTGTGCTGGATCACGCTGACCGACGCGGACCGCCGCTTGCCGCCGCACGTCTGGGACGGCGACGCCGATCCGGACATCGCGCCGCTGCCGCTCGTTGCCCCCGGCACCCGCGCCGGCACCCGCGCCGGCGTCGGCGCCGCGCTGTCGACGTCGTTCGCCTTCGGCGGCAACAATATCGCGCTGATCCTGGAGCGCACATGA
- a CDS encoding DUF3261 domain-containing protein produces MSLAIIGSLAGCATLLSGGLPLLQIAPGAFGGERVLEQRLTMRWPGETRTLDVVASIDDSTVSLVGLALGVRLFSIDYDGKAVQSTENVPMALPAERMLNDFLIVHAPLPALQAALPAGWQVNDTARQRVVRHDGQNAIVVDYSNDDRLAGRAQLTNRPLHYQLTIDTAP; encoded by the coding sequence ATGTCCCTCGCCATCATTGGCAGCCTCGCCGGCTGCGCGACGCTGCTCTCGGGCGGCCTGCCGCTGCTGCAGATCGCACCGGGTGCGTTCGGCGGCGAGCGCGTGCTCGAGCAGCGGCTGACGATGCGCTGGCCCGGCGAGACGCGCACGCTCGACGTCGTCGCCAGCATCGACGACAGCACGGTTTCGCTCGTCGGGCTCGCGCTCGGCGTCCGGCTGTTTTCGATAGACTACGACGGCAAGGCGGTGCAATCGACCGAGAACGTGCCGATGGCGCTGCCCGCCGAGCGGATGCTCAACGATTTCCTGATCGTCCACGCGCCGCTGCCCGCGCTGCAGGCCGCGCTGCCGGCGGGCTGGCAGGTCAACGACACCGCACGCCAGCGCGTTGTCCGGCACGACGGCCAAAACGCCATCGTCGTCGATTACAGCAATGACGACCGGCTCGCCGGTCGGGCACAGCTCACCAATCGACCCTTGCATTACCAACTGACCATCGACACCGCGCCATGA